Proteins encoded in a region of the Isoalcanivorax pacificus W11-5 genome:
- the rplW gene encoding 50S ribosomal protein L23: MNQERIFKVLLAPHVSEKASVVAEKANQVVFKVAKDASKLEIKKAVEQLFDVKVESVQTVNVKGKRKVFGRVQGKRSDWKKAYVSLQAGQDIDFLAAEQG, translated from the coding sequence ATGAACCAGGAGCGTATCTTCAAGGTGCTGCTGGCACCGCACGTATCCGAAAAGGCAAGCGTTGTTGCCGAAAAGGCCAATCAAGTGGTCTTCAAGGTCGCCAAGGACGCTTCCAAGCTTGAGATCAAGAAAGCTGTCGAGCAGCTGTTTGATGTCAAGGTCGAGTCAGTGCAGACCGTGAACGTAAAAGGCAAGCGCAAGGTGTTTGGCCGCGTTCAGGGTAAGCGCAGCGACTGGAAAAAGGCTTATGTCTCTTTGCAGGCAGGCCAGGACATCGATTTTCTGGCGGCAGAGCAGGGGTAA